The following is a genomic window from Phaseolus vulgaris cultivar G19833 chromosome 6, P. vulgaris v2.0, whole genome shotgun sequence.
CATAATTTTTCAGATATACAATTACATtagtgtaaaagaaaaaacactTACGCAAACATTATTGAAAAAACAACTATATAAATAAGTGAAACCCATGATTGATCtaatactaaatataaaataagataatactaaatataaaataagataataataatgaaaaaggaaaaaggaaagcTAGGCCATTCGATTAGGGATGTTCTCACCTTGCGTACTATCTTGAAGaaggaatataaaaaataacctGATACTTTTTCGCATCTCCCAAGTTCGAATGCTTTTTTTACTCGTTCCGGCTTTAGGCACCgtttgtttttttaaagaaaaacgtTGATTCACTGTGCAATGAGAAAGTTGGAAAATCAAggtaactatttttaaaaaacacgTAAATCAAGAAAAAATTTTCTTCGCAACTATGCGAAGAAAGTCTGTATAcagtatattatttaattaattaatttaaatttacttttttatccttttatattaaattcaaattatttttatttttatttctgataaaaaataactaaaataaataaagaatgaaagaacaaaaataataactaaaaacataaaacatataaaataaaggtaaaacaaaataagataaagataaaagatataaaaaaaatcaaaataggataaatataagagatataaggtgatactaaataagtatatgttgatcataaaaaggaaaataaatgaaagatgatcattcatttaatattttcttcaatggtacattaaatattttgtgcgaaatgaaacataattaatgacgaaaATTGCACAATCCAGTAATGTTGAGACAAGTTCttggtgtttgacaatatgaacattttttttccgATCATGTTGTTCTTTTATGTCCATATCAGTTCTTATtcaacttgattttttttataattatatcctgtattttttacttgaaattaacatgattacatcatcaataataataaaaataaatactaatttatgtttatagatttaacttttatgttgttatagagtttaattttttattttcttcgttcctaaaaaaaataatttttaaactaaacattttaaatttattacttttttatttttattttgtaaaaactcatttttttattcattaattatatttctaactattttaaacattaaaaatatttattttttaatgcattcaaaattaaaattatcaaaaaaaaaaaataatttattattttttatttatttttgaaatagtgctagatagagaaataaaaaacaaaaggatgctagatagagaaataaaaacaaaagagtgttaaatagaaaaataaaaacaaaatagtgctaattagggaaataaaaatgtaaatggtGCTAACAAGAAAAAAGATTTGGATGCCTTCAAATCACATTAGAAAGAAAGAGTGAAGAATAGTAACATAGTGATTTTAGGAAATCTCGATTATTTAAGATATATGAAAAAATCCGTTTGGATTTATAATCCGCAAATTCACTGAGTACTGAGTACCACCACCCCACCCGTCATTGCTAAAGGTAGTCACGAAGTGTAATTTACTTGTAACCACATCAAGTCAAACCGTGAAGAAACCAAATGCAGAGTGAAAAATCAATATCCTACCTACGTTGAGTAAAGATAAATGAGATAAGCAATATCTAAAGAAAAAAACTACAAATTAATTGAATCATCACTTAAGACTCTCATTAGATCCCCTTCTCCCAGAACATTAAGGTTGGTAATGAacaatccaaatccaaaattcaaatttatatttttataaaaatgatttggaaatcaaaatccaaatatttggattggattttaaatttaaatctatatttttatataaaaaatgtattttaaatcaaaatttatattttaaaaaaaattaacataatattaatatagtaatatgtaaaatagtttaatattatataaatattaagaaaatataataaaattatgatttaataataccaaaaaaagtttaaaataacataatacaTAAATTCTTAACATTAAAATACACCTACCTGtaatactttaattaaactttgaaaatattatatccaTTTATTATGTATGTAAAAACTTACAAATattgaaacaaataaaattaaaaaaaaaaatatatatataaaaaaaacttgattGCTAGAGGTGCCAGTGAGAGCAAATAAAATTCCAAAAAGTCAAAAAGTGAATAAGAGATGTTGGATAGAGGTGCATGAGAGAGAGAAGGATCCTCGAATGAGAGAAAAGTATAAAGTGGTGGTTTGGGTAGAAGAGAGTGAGAGTGCTTTAAAAAATTTGGATTGCAAATCTAGATTTCCAATTTTTAAAATCTGtataaacaaaatgaaaatctgatatgaaaatataataaattgtagatcaaattaaaaactagatttaaataaatgaattttgaaTGGATTAGAGTGCTACAAAAGTGGAACAGATTGATAAAACTAGATTTTTTGGCCACCTTTACAATATAGATACCGAGTTTCCGGTATGTCCATTGGAAGAACCTAACACAAATCTAATTAAAtccttaaaacagttttggatTAAACCCAGTCCATGAAAATATATTTGGAATGGAGCAGTTATGGACTGGTCTTGGCTAATTGGAATTTTCGTAACTTTTATTTCAGATTCTCAGGTAAGGCATAAATGTCACCGcaaattaaagaataaaaactGACAGCAACCAATTTAACTACCTTGCTAGATCTTATCGAGTTTGAGAATTAATCTATACAAAAAAGAATACAAGATATGGAGCTTAGACACGACAGGTTCAGAGGCATCTTAAGCATATACTTTAGCTCGTGCAATCATGTTCTGCATGTAAGCTCACGTATTTCCTTTATTGCTGTACTCATGCTATGAAGGGCCATTTTTTTCACCTGATTTCATAAACCCCACAAAGAAACAGGGCTTGCCAATTCAGGACAAACATCTAACAGAAGAAAGGTTAATgccaaataaattattattacgAAGACTACCTCCAGTTTTTCTACTTTTGCGGGGTGGTCTTCTGGAAGCAGCCGGACCTCATCAACCAATTGGATACACTCAGCAACATTCTCAGGGGATACAAATTCCAATTCCACATGAACACAACACTGTagatcaataataaaaaaaattgtcatacACTAAAAAACAGAACATAAAAGTGAAACGAAGTCAGTAATCCTAGATACTGATATCCTCAATCAGCAATCACGTGGAAAGCAAAGGCATGATAGGGTGCTAATATTTTTGCTTtcttttaaatgtatgggtACAAAGCATGCATTGATAACTTCATATTGCATGAATTTCACTTCAAATTGGGCGTTGTAAGTAAATTTCCAAAATGTAAAATTCACATTCAACAAGGAGGTACATCAAGTTCAAGAACAGTTTAAAATTTCTGTTGTTTAACTTGACTACAAAAGAGATACAGGGTAAGAAATCTTTAATACAAACGCAACAGACCTTAGGATTCCTAATCTGGTATGGACATCCACAAGGAATGATGACAGCTTCTCCAACATGTTGCTCAAAAGTCCATGGTTCAATTTCTAACAGAAACGGCTTAGTCAGTTTTAGTTATGCACAATTACAATACACGATAAAACACGGGTATACTTACTAAATTCCTCCTtaagtctcatcttgtgagtaTTGTCAAGAAAGAAGCTCTGATCAAGAAGTGGATGAATCATCTGCATACGAGAGATAAAATTAATCATCACTAATTTTGACAACATCATGATAAGAATTGTCTTCTTCTAAACATACCTTCTCGTGATGTTCACTAGCATGTGAAAATTCATCAGAGTGTCTTTTAAGGTATTCTAAGAGCTTTGGCACATCTTGCCTTCGAAAGACATCCCATTGAGCCCCAGCATTCGCTGTAGCCTTCTTCCTTTTAACATTGTCTGAGTTTTCAAAGGAATTTCTAGGATTATGATCTGGAGACATTTCAGTGCTTAGAACTATGCTGTGGAAAGGTAAAGAGCGTTGTGCCTTTTCAGTTTCAGAATAAGAACCACATTCTTCATCACCGGAAATATTGGTGTCTAAATTCTGATTGCATATTGTTTTGGCTTCACTAGAGATGCAAGAAGTTCTATTGACTCTCCTTAAAAAGTCAGTTCCTTCTCTTACCAaactttgcatttcattttgttcCCTGTCTTCTGCATGCTCAGCAGTAGTTTTAGATGACACCCTTTGACATAGAACTTTGTGTTTTTTAAGTAACTTGCTTATTCTAGATAGCTGATCAGTGGACAGAGGGATGTCCATGGAATGTGCCATAACATTAACCTGGAATTACACATCAACCATAGTGAGTGATACATTTGGCTCTGTTTTGGTTGGAATATCTACTTTTGGACATAGTTGAGTAACTATTCAGTATAAATATGAAGTAACTATTCAGTTGAGACCAGGgctattaaaatatataaataaaatggtaAAATTTGAACAATTATAAGAATGTAATAAGATACAGCCTTATTTGTACTGGAAAACTGTTCATGCTTTCACTCATCACCTGAAAACAAGCATATATACAAGGAACAGGGTTTTCAAAGCATACAAGGACACAAGGCTTCCTGAATAGGCAGCCTTTCAAGAGGGTGCTTTTTACTTCAAAAGACGAGATCATCTGGAAGTTATCAACCGGTTACGTGCATAAAGGATTAATGTAGCAATTTTGTAACCAAAAGGAAATATCAAAAGACGAAGCATATTCCATAAGATTAGAAATTGCCTTTCCATGGtaagttttaattaaataaactaaTTCAGGAAATATTACACACCATGTCATATGAGTCATAACAGAGATTTGTCACGGAATCAGCTTCATCATCAGCACAGCCATATGAAATATAAAGATATGGTCCTATGTCATGTTTTGTACTCCCCTGTGGCAAATTTGCAGCTAAATTCAGAAGACCTGACAAAGGATTCATGTATTCTTGAATTGGAAGAGCATCAATTAGTTCAGCAAAATGAGCTGGAAACTGTTCTTTGAATAGTTGGGAAGACAACCACCCTTTAAGTTTCAGCATCTCATGCCAAGTATTTTTCTTTGGTTGACATTTAAGAGACCCAGTAAAATACTGCCTAACGTTAGTCTCCACCTGCCAAAGTAAGAgccaaaattaatattatacttTCAACAATGGTCTTTTGGTTCAAGATTCAACAGAAGATCCATCATTTGTTCATGTTTCACTGATCTGAGCATATGATGTCTATATGCTGCATGACATTGCAAGTTACAAATAGCAAGAACTTCGGACATTAAAATGCACTTTACATTACGCTAGTACATTAATTGCAATAAATAGTTTTCTAACATTGTGCTTACCCTTTTTGTCTCAAACAACATAGATGGTATCAACTTAAAATGTGTTTAACATATGCAATATATTGATAAACTAACCTCAAACCAATCCAAACAAGCTTCAAGTAAGTCCTTATTATTCTCATATCTTGTCATGCTCCTCTCAAGATAAGTGCAGAACATGAACAGTGGATCCCAACTAAGGTTTGGTGTACTTTGCAGCACATCTCTCACTACTACAGGATGGCCTCTTCCCCAGTGTTTCTGAAAGTGTTCAAAATGATTGCTGTCGATGTCAAAAACTGTAGgataaaacaaataattatcATTAGAATCTTCCCTCTGAGCCGCTTCCGGTAGCTGCTTGTATCTGCTAGTTTTATGATCTTTGTCAATGCACATTGGGCAACTTGAACTTTTATCCAAAGTTTCAGGAAAGTCATAGCTGCAAACTATTTCTTCTGCATTTGCTTCCATTTCTTTGATCCAACTTAAGGGAAAAACATAGTTCAGATCAAGGTGGCTATTACCACAATCATCAAGCTTTGTAGGTGGGCATGATACCATGGCAGCACCATTACAACTTGTCCACTCTGTTAACATTGAGGTATCAGTTAAATTGCCATTAGAAATGGCCTTATCATCCAATAGGTATCTTTCGCTAGAAATGCAAGCACTTATTCTGTCAGGTAGCTTGGATATAGAATAGTTGTTTTGTTCAGAGATTCTTCCTTGACTTAATGCGTGAGAACAACTTAAGCAAAGACTGTATGAGCAACTAAGGCAGCTTTTATGAAGATCCAAAATGGGTGTTTTGCAGTGATTGCTGAGACAAGGGTTCCATAGATACTTATATTTGTCAGCAAGCAACACTACagaatcattttaattttctcAATAATATCAACGAAAGAGAACTTACCAGTAATTTTTCTCATTGCAGCCAAACTTGACTGGTTTGATGATAATGTCATTAATTCTTTTTCCTGCCATGCAGAATATCATGTAAGATAACCTGGTTGAAATCAACAAGACATTCAGAAACCCTCACATTAGAAGAATAATAGTTACTACCTTTAATTTTCGCTTTTGTTTCTACACCCACGTGGTAGTCTTCTTTTATTTGTTTCAGTACAGGAAGGAGCATACATACCAAATAATGAAAATGCAATATCCTATCAACTCTGTTTTTACCAGCCAAATGTTCCTGAAAAAAGGAGGCACAAAACCAATCTGTCAGCAAGTGCTGCTAAGAAAAAAACTGTAGTAGCTGTAAAAAGTATTTATCTTTGATGTCAGACCTTACTTTCACTGTCTTCATGTTGACGTGCCAAGCAATCTTTACAGGTACAAGTTCCTCGGCAAACTGGACATGCCATCTTAACCTCATTTTGAGTGTCAAAATACCTaaagttttttcaaaagataaatTGGCAACTATCTCATATTTTGATCATAAGCATAAAAGATGTAGGCAACACCTAGTTCATGCCGTTATTGATCAATGTGGTTATGTAGTAGGATAGTTATAAGAATCTTGAGTTTTGATACATTATTGGCTATCTACCAATTCGTATTCCAAAATGAATCTTAAATGATTTTACATCCTATGATACATGAAT
Proteins encoded in this region:
- the LOC137832664 gene encoding lysine-specific demethylase JMJ28-like isoform X1, with the translated sequence MGGKSTPAEEGKVVPEHLRCNRTDGRQWRCRRRVMENLKLCEIHYLQGRHRQNKETVPESLKLQRKRQNDVVETKIGAKRKRKSREALVNRRNQLELIRMVLQREVEKKKKKESQLNLPLNLNLNLHSNHELRKELPNGVMAIASASTPNVASCSRYFRSKNVERGSVAQVLQCGRNLKKGRRKKCHWCQRSDSCTLIRCSNCQREFFCMDCIKQRYFDTQNEVKMACPVCRGTCTCKDCLARQHEDSESKEHLAGKNRVDRILHFHYLVCMLLPVLKQIKEDYHVGVETKAKIKGKRINDIIIKPVKFGCNEKNYCNHCKTPILDLHKSCLSCSYSLCLSCSHALSQGRISEQNNYSISKLPDRISACISSERYLLDDKAISNGNLTDTSMLTEWTSCNGAAMVSCPPTKLDDCGNSHLDLNYVFPLSWIKEMEANAEEIVCSYDFPETLDKSSSCPMCIDKDHKTSRYKQLPEAAQREDSNDNYLFYPTVFDIDSNHFEHFQKHWGRGHPVVVRDVLQSTPNLSWDPLFMFCTYLERSMTRYENNKDLLEACLDWFEVETNVRQYFTGSLKCQPKKNTWHEMLKLKGWLSSQLFKEQFPAHFAELIDALPIQEYMNPLSGLLNLAANLPQGSTKHDIGPYLYISYGCADDEADSVTNLCYDSYDMVNVMAHSMDIPLSTDQLSRISKLLKKHKVLCQRVSSKTTAEHAEDREQNEMQSLVREGTDFLRRVNRTSCISSEAKTICNQNLDTNISGDEECGSYSETEKAQRSLPFHSIVLSTEMSPDHNPRNSFENSDNVKRKKATANAGAQWDVFRRQDVPKLLEYLKRHSDEFSHASEHHEKMIHPLLDQSFFLDNTHKMRLKEEFKIEPWTFEQHVGEAVIIPCGCPYQIRNPKCCVHVELEFVSPENVAECIQLVDEVRLLPEDHPAKVEKLEVKKMALHSMSTAIKEIRELTCRT
- the LOC137832664 gene encoding lysine-specific demethylase JMJ28-like isoform X2, which translates into the protein MGGKSTPAEEGKVVPEHLRCNRTDGRQWRCRRRVMENLKLCEIHYLQGRHRQNKETVPESLKLQRKRQNDVVETKIGAKRKRKSREALVNRRNQLELIRMVLQREVEKKKKKESQLNLPLNLNLNLHSNHELRKELPNGVMAIASASTPNVASCSRYFRSKNVERGSVAQCGRNLKKGRRKKCHWCQRSDSCTLIRCSNCQREFFCMDCIKQRYFDTQNEVKMACPVCRGTCTCKDCLARQHEDSESKEHLAGKNRVDRILHFHYLVCMLLPVLKQIKEDYHVGVETKAKIKGKRINDIIIKPVKFGCNEKNYCNHCKTPILDLHKSCLSCSYSLCLSCSHALSQGRISEQNNYSISKLPDRISACISSERYLLDDKAISNGNLTDTSMLTEWTSCNGAAMVSCPPTKLDDCGNSHLDLNYVFPLSWIKEMEANAEEIVCSYDFPETLDKSSSCPMCIDKDHKTSRYKQLPEAAQREDSNDNYLFYPTVFDIDSNHFEHFQKHWGRGHPVVVRDVLQSTPNLSWDPLFMFCTYLERSMTRYENNKDLLEACLDWFEVETNVRQYFTGSLKCQPKKNTWHEMLKLKGWLSSQLFKEQFPAHFAELIDALPIQEYMNPLSGLLNLAANLPQGSTKHDIGPYLYISYGCADDEADSVTNLCYDSYDMVNVMAHSMDIPLSTDQLSRISKLLKKHKVLCQRVSSKTTAEHAEDREQNEMQSLVREGTDFLRRVNRTSCISSEAKTICNQNLDTNISGDEECGSYSETEKAQRSLPFHSIVLSTEMSPDHNPRNSFENSDNVKRKKATANAGAQWDVFRRQDVPKLLEYLKRHSDEFSHASEHHEKMIHPLLDQSFFLDNTHKMRLKEEFKIEPWTFEQHVGEAVIIPCGCPYQIRNPKCCVHVELEFVSPENVAECIQLVDEVRLLPEDHPAKVEKLEVKKMALHSMSTAIKEIRELTCRT